The Longimicrobium sp. genome contains the following window.
GGAACGGGTCCCACCCGCCGAACACCAGGTCGTCGAGCCCGGCGAGCGGCACGAAGTCCCGGATCTTCGGCACCCGGTTCTCGGTGCGCTTGCCCAGCCGGATGGTGCCCAGCTGCGTCACGCTCCCGATCGGGCGGGCCAGGCCGCGGCGCGCCAGCTCCACGCCCGCGATGAAGGTGGTGGACACGGCCCCCAGGCCGGGGAGGAGGACGCCGAGCCGCCCCGTGGCGGGGCGCGGCGCGTACTGGTCGGTGCGCACGATGGTTCTGCCTGTTGCGGGTTCGGGAGCGCGCCGCCTAGCGCGGCGCGGGAGAGTGTTCGAGGTGGCGGAGCGCCCGGCCCACCCACCAGATGCGGTAGAGGGCCGTCAGGTTGGTGAGCACGGCCATGGCGATCATCACCCAGGTGAGCACGATCCCGTGCTGCCAGGTGCCGAACCCCAGCGTGGCCACCACCAGCAGGATGATGCGCTCGGCGCGCTGCATGAGCCCCACGCGGCAGTCGATCCCCACCGACTCGGCCTTGGCGCGCACGTAGCTCACCATCAGGCTCCCGGCGATGGCCGCCGCCACCACGTACGCCATCCAGGGGGCGCCCAGGTTGGGCTCCTTCCCCAGGTACAGCGAGAGGATGCCCAGGAAGACCACCACCTCGGCGATGCGGTCGGTGGTGGAGTCGTAGAACGAGCCGAACTTCGACTGCAGCCCCGCCGCGCGCGCCACGTGCCCGTCGGCGATGTCGAGCAGGCCGCCCAGCATCACCAGGGCGCCGCCCCAGCGCAGGCTCCCCCGGAAGAAGGCGGCGCCCGCGGCCAGGTTCACCCCCACGCCCAGCGTGGTGATCAGGTTGGGGCTCACCCGGCGGCGCACCAGGCCGTCCAGCGGGCGGGTGATGGCCCGCGAGACCTGCGCGCGCAGGGCGGAGGGCTGGAACTTCAGCACCGCGGTCGCCCCCGGTCAGGGAGCCAGGATGATCCGGCTCTGCTCGCCCGCCTCGATCCCCTTGGCGATCTCCTCGTCCACGCAGGCCATCAGGCGCTCGAAGTTGGCGCGGGCGCTCTCGAAGCGCTGGTAGGGGGCGCTGGTCTGCACGACGGAGGCGACCTTCTCGAACTCGTCGCGCTCCGCCTGCGAGGGCTCCTCGCCGCGCTCCAGCGCGCGGGCGATGCCGTCCTGCAGCTCGCCCAGCTTGTTGATGAGCGCCACCGTGTCGCGGTCGTTGGAGAGCAGCTCGTTGGCGCGCTTGAACGCCTTGTACTCGTCGCTCTGGCCCACCAGCCGGCCCACCTCGCGGGCCCTCTCCCACAGGCTATCCATCAGGTCCTTCCCGTTGGCGTGTCGTAGGTCTCCACCGGAACTGCCCTGGAACCGCGAACGGCGACTGCGGATTCGGGCGTGTCCTTCCGCTGCGCTCCGGGCCGGGCTGCGCGCGCCGTAGGGCACGATACGACCGTGCCCAACGGCGCCGGGCCACGATCGCGCCAAACCCCCGGCGCGTCCGTGTCCCGGCCCTCCGGGCGCGCATCCCTCACGCGGTCGTGCCGTTGCGGTTGAAGCCTCGCGGGGTTTGCGAGGCTTTCTGCCGTTGTTGCCGCGGCTTCAGCCGCCCGTCTCAGGAGCCAGCTCCCGCAGCTCCGCCAGCACGATCCGCTCGCGCCCGGCCAGGTCGCGCCGCACCCGCGGCTCCTCGAAGGCTCCCGTGGCGCGGATCAGCTCCGCGACCGCCTCCGCCTGCGCCGCGCCCACCTCCAGCGCCAGCAGCCCGCCCGGCTCCAGGTGGTCCGGCGCCCCGGCGACCAGGGGCCGGATCACGTCCAGCCCGCCCGCCCCGGCGAAGAGCGCCCCGGCGGGCTCCCAGTCGCGCACCTCGGGGTCCAGCCCCTCGCGCTCCTCCTCGCCCACGTAGGGCGGGTTGGAGACCACCACGTGGAAGCGCTCCTCCGCCACCGGCCCGTACAGGCTGCCGCGGCGGAAGTCCACCGGGGCGCCCGGCGCGGCCTCGTCACGGTTGCGGAGCGCCACCTCCAGCGCCTCGCCCGAGACGTCGGTGGCCACCACGCGCGCGAACGGGCCCTCCGTGGCCAGGGCCAGCGCGATGGCGCCGGAACCGGTCCCCACGTCGAGCGCCGCCAGACCGGAGCGCGGTTCCTGGGCACTGGGCCCTGGGCACTGGGCACTGGCCCAGTCGAGCACCGCCTGCACCAGCACCTCCGTCTCGGGCCGCGGGATCAGCACCCGCGCGTCGACCGAGAGGAGGAGGTCGCGGAAGGCGGCCCTGCCGTCAATGTACTGCAACGGCTCGCGCTTCGCACGCCTGAGGAGCCGTTGCTTGAACTCCGCCAGCTCCTCGGGGCGCAGGGGGCGGTCGTGCTGGAGGTAGAGGTCCAGGCGCTTGAGCCCCAGCACCCCCGCCAGCAGCAGCTCCGCGTTCAGACGCGCGTTGTGGAAGCCCTTCTCCTGGAGCCAGCCCGCCGTCCAGGCCACCAGCTCCAGGACGGTCCAGCGCTTCTCCGACACGGGCGTGGACACGGGGGCGGCGGGGGGGATGGGCCGGCTCAGGCGACGGGAGCCGCGCCGTTGCGCTCGGTCTGGGAGGCCAGCTTGAGCGCCTCCAGCAGCTCGTCCAGCTCGCCGCCCATCACCTGCGGCAGCGCGTGCGTGGTGAAGCCGATGCGGTGGTCGGTCACGCGGCTCTGGGGGAAGTTGTAGGTGCGGATCTTGGCCGAGCGGTCGCCGGTGCCCACCTGCGTCTTCCGGTCGCGGGCGCGCTCCGCCTCCTGCTCTGCGATCTTCAGGTCGAGGAGCCGGGAGCGGAGCACGGAGAGGGCCTTGTCCTTGTTCTTGTGCTGGCTCTTCTCGTCCTGGCAGGTGACGACCAGGCCCGTGGGGAGGTGGGTGACGCGCACGGCACTGTCGGTGGTGTTCACCGACTGCCCGCCGGGGCCCGAGCTCCTGTAGACGTCGATCTTGAGCTCCGCCGGGTTGATCTGCACGTCCACCTCCTCGGCCTCGGGGAGCACCGCCACTGTGGCCGCCGAGGTGTGGATGCGCCCCTGCGCCTCGGTGGCGGGAACGCGCTGCACCCGGTGCACGCCGCTCTCGTAGCGCAGGTCGCCGTACGCGGTGGGGCCGCGCACGACGAACACGGCCTCCTTCACCCCGCCCTGGGTGCCCTCGGAGACCGAGAGCACCTCGGTCTTCCAGCCGCGGCGGTCGGCGTAGCGCTGGTACATGCGGAAGAGGTCGCCGGCGAAGAGGGCCGCCTCGTCGCCGCCGGTGCCGGCGCGGATCTCCACCACCGCGTCGCGGTCGTCCAGCGGGTCGCGGGGAACGAGCAGGCGCTTGAGCTCCTCCTCCAGCCGCTCCGTCTCACAAGTGAGCTGCTCGATCTCGGCCTTCGCCATGGCGGCCAGCTCCGCGTCGCCCTCCGCCTCGGCCAGGAGCGCGCGGGCGCCCTCCAGGTCGGCGCTGGCCTTGCGCAGGCGCGCGGCCGCCTCCACCACCCCGGCCAGGCGGGCGTGCTCGCGCGAGAGGTCGCGCAGGCGCCCGGGGGCGGAGTGGATGGCGGGGTCGGCGAGCTGCGTGGAGAGGTCCTCCCAGCGCCGCTCGGCGTCGCGGATGCGGTCTTCCATGGCGGGTAGCGAAAGAGCCGGGGCGCTGGCCCCGGCTCCCGTCTCACTTCCTGGTCTCGGTGCCGGCGTAGCGCTGCCGGAAGCGCTCGATGCGGCCCGCGGTGTCCATCAGCTTCTGCTTCCCCGTGAAGTACGGGTGGCAGGCCGAGCAGATCTCGACGTGGATGTCCTTGCTGGTCGAGCGGGTCTGCCAGGTGTTGCCGCAGGCGCAGTGCACCGTCACGGTCCTGTAGTTCGGATGAATGTCCGCCTTCATGGCGCACCATGCCTGATCTCGGGTTGCTGCT
Protein-coding sequences here:
- a CDS encoding CDP-alcohol phosphatidyltransferase family protein — encoded protein: MLKFQPSALRAQVSRAITRPLDGLVRRRVSPNLITTLGVGVNLAAGAAFFRGSLRWGGALVMLGGLLDIADGHVARAAGLQSKFGSFYDSTTDRIAEVVVFLGILSLYLGKEPNLGAPWMAYVVAAAIAGSLMVSYVRAKAESVGIDCRVGLMQRAERIILLVVATLGFGTWQHGIVLTWVMIAMAVLTNLTALYRIWWVGRALRHLEHSPAPR
- a CDS encoding YlbF family regulator, with the protein product MDSLWERAREVGRLVGQSDEYKAFKRANELLSNDRDTVALINKLGELQDGIARALERGEEPSQAERDEFEKVASVVQTSAPYQRFESARANFERLMACVDEEIAKGIEAGEQSRIILAP
- the rpmE gene encoding 50S ribosomal protein L31, with the translated sequence MKADIHPNYRTVTVHCACGNTWQTRSTSKDIHVEICSACHPYFTGKQKLMDTAGRIERFRQRYAGTETRK
- the prmC gene encoding peptide chain release factor N(5)-glutamine methyltransferase — encoded protein: MSTPVSEKRWTVLELVAWTAGWLQEKGFHNARLNAELLLAGVLGLKRLDLYLQHDRPLRPEELAEFKQRLLRRAKREPLQYIDGRAAFRDLLLSVDARVLIPRPETEVLVQAVLDWASAQCPGPSAQEPRSGLAALDVGTGSGAIALALATEGPFARVVATDVSGEALEVALRNRDEAAPGAPVDFRRGSLYGPVAEERFHVVVSNPPYVGEEEREGLDPEVRDWEPAGALFAGAGGLDVIRPLVAGAPDHLEPGGLLALEVGAAQAEAVAELIRATGAFEEPRVRRDLAGRERIVLAELRELAPETGG
- the prfA gene encoding peptide chain release factor 1, translated to MEDRIRDAERRWEDLSTQLADPAIHSAPGRLRDLSREHARLAGVVEAAARLRKASADLEGARALLAEAEGDAELAAMAKAEIEQLTCETERLEEELKRLLVPRDPLDDRDAVVEIRAGTGGDEAALFAGDLFRMYQRYADRRGWKTEVLSVSEGTQGGVKEAVFVVRGPTAYGDLRYESGVHRVQRVPATEAQGRIHTSAATVAVLPEAEEVDVQINPAELKIDVYRSSGPGGQSVNTTDSAVRVTHLPTGLVVTCQDEKSQHKNKDKALSVLRSRLLDLKIAEQEAERARDRKTQVGTGDRSAKIRTYNFPQSRVTDHRIGFTTHALPQVMGGELDELLEALKLASQTERNGAAPVA